Below is a genomic region from Patescibacteria group bacterium.
CATCGATGGCTTTCCGCGTGAACTCGATCAGGTTTCGTACTCCCTGTACTTGCGTGATCTTGTGGATTATCGGGATGACCAGGATATTTTTGTTGCAATCAGCATTCCGGAGTCCATACTTGCTGCGCGCATGCAGGCGCGCGTTGTTTGCCCTCTCTGCCATGTTCCTCGAAGCCTAAAACTCATGCGAACGCAGCAGGTGGGATGGGATAGCGAGAAAAAAGAATTTTATTTGGTGTGCGATGATCAAAAATGCAATGGCGCACGAATGGTTGCGAAAGAAGGCGATGAAATGGGCATCGAATCTATCCGAGAGCGGCTTGAACTCGATGAAAAACTTATCGAACAGGCATTTTTGCTTCACGGTATTCCCAAAATTCTTGTGCGAAATGCCATACCGGTTGAGTTTGCCCGAGAAAACATGGATGCGTACGAACTGACTCCGGAGTATGTCTATGCCCTCAAAGAGAATGGCGATGTTGAGGTGCTGGAAAAGCCATGGATCATTAAAGACGATGATGGCAATGACGTGCACAGCTTGTTGGCCGCACCTGTCGTATTGTCGCTCATCAAACAATTAGCAAACGTTTTGCAAAAATAAGAAAGCTCTATGCGCGCACTTTTTCGCGCTTTACGGAAACGCCGTTTTTCCTATCAGCCGCTTGTTGAAGTGCGCGTGTATCGCGATCACTTGCTTTCTAATTTCAAAGCATTCCAGAAAAGTTGCCAGCCGTGCGGTATAGCACCGGTATTGAAAAGCAATGCCTATGGGCATGGTCTTGTGGAAGTCGCTACGGTATTGCAAGGCGTGCAAGCACCGTTTTTTTGCGTTGATTCCTATGCTGAAGCGCTCGTGCTTCGCAATGAAGGCATACGAACGCCGCTGCTGGTTATTGGATATACGCCCATCGAAACAATCGTCAAAAGCAACCTACCCAATACGACATATCTGATTACGAGTCTCGATCAGCTTCAAGAACTTACTGCGAGAGCGCAGCGCCACATCACAGTACATATAAAAATTGATACCGGCATGCATCGACAGGGGATCATGCTGGGAGAACTATCCGAATGCATAACCCTTATCCAAAAAAATCCACACATTTCATGCGAAGGTATTGCAACGCATTTGGCAGATGCTGACAATGCCGATGAATTAAGTACGCAATTTCAGATTAAAGCGTGGAATGAAACAGTGCAGCGTTTTCGGCAAAGCATCCCAACTCTTCG
It encodes:
- a CDS encoding nucleoside monophosphate kinase — translated: MRSYETNFPLFKTKVEGVTKIFNLSNPAERREYFEAKAGAEIAVIKKYLEKNSFISYFLGKKNSGKGTYSKMLKEIFGDDAIGHISVGDVVRAAHLAMDDQVKKQEIVDYLEKHYRGYISIDDAINALLGRDQKTLLPTEFILTLVKMEIAKMHKKSIFIDGFPRELDQVSYSLYLRDLVDYRDDQDIFVAISIPESILAARMQARVVCPLCHVPRSLKLMRTQQVGWDSEKKEFYLVCDDQKCNGARMVAKEGDEMGIESIRERLELDEKLIEQAFLLHGIPKILVRNAIPVEFARENMDAYELTPEYVYALKENGDVEVLEKPWIIKDDDGNDVHSLLAAPVVLSLIKQLANVLQK
- the alr gene encoding alanine racemase, coding for MRALFRALRKRRFSYQPLVEVRVYRDHLLSNFKAFQKSCQPCGIAPVLKSNAYGHGLVEVATVLQGVQAPFFCVDSYAEALVLRNEGIRTPLLVIGYTPIETIVKSNLPNTTYLITSLDQLQELTARAQRHITVHIKIDTGMHRQGIMLGELSECITLIQKNPHISCEGIATHLADADNADELSTQFQIKAWNETVQRFRQSIPTLRSVHCAATAGSAYSPSIDANVVRVGIGIYGIPAGASIHELQPVLELKTIVSGVKKVSAGSRVGYNGTFQAPHDMLLATIPVGYAEGLDRRLSNKGVVLINSAPCPIVGRVSMNITTIDATNCPSVRRGDDVIVYSAEPQDPNSISKCAEICETIPWVLLVHI